The sequence CTCCCGGCGTTCGGCATCGGTGGCCCATTCTTTGGGCAAGTAGAGTTGCCCCGCCACCGGCCAGTCCCAGACCGGGTCAGCATAGTGGCAGGTGACCAGGATCTGGCAGTTTCCCACTTTGCCCAACGTCCCCGAGTACTGACGGGCCACGCCGACCGAGTGCTTACCCTGTTTGGGCAGGCCCGTGTCGTCCACGATGAGCACCCCATCCGCCTCGCAGGCCTGGGCGGTCATCAGCTCGATGCGCAAGCGGTCCATGGCCTGCGGATCCCAGCGGGTATCCGTGATGAACTGCTGCAAGCTCTGCGACGACGCGCCCCGCACCACCTCGGCTATCCGGTCGCAGTTCTTGCGCGGCCGGTCGCTCAGCAACCCCAGCAGGTAGCACTGGCAGGCAAATCGGTTCTCGGGCCGTGCAAACAGCTCCCCAAACGGCCGCAAAAACGCCTTCAACTCGGGGTCGGCCCCGGGCTTGAGTGCCACCATGGAGATCACCCCCTCGGAGGGAGTGACCCAAAGCTTTGCTCACCGGGCTACCCTTCCTCCTGCGTGGAGCCCCGAGTTTCGTCGAAGAAACGAGGTAGTACTAGGAGCCGGCACCTTGGGGAGCGAACGCCCCCGCGGTGGATGGAGCCCGGCGGTTGCTGCACAGGATTTGAGAGGGGTGACGGCCATCATGCCGCAGCGCGTCCGCGTCGCGTACCTGTGCATGGAATTCGGCCTGGATGCC comes from Bacillota bacterium and encodes:
- a CDS encoding transposase, translated to MVALKPGADPELKAFLRPFGELFARPENRFACQCYLLGLLSDRPRKNCDRIAEVVRGASSQSLQQFITDTRWDPQAMDRLRIELMTAQACEADGVLIVDDTGLPKQGKHSVGVARQYSGTLGKVGNCQILVTCHYADPVWDWPVAGQLYLPKEWATDAERRE